DNA sequence from the Tachysurus fulvidraco isolate hzauxx_2018 chromosome 1, HZAU_PFXX_2.0, whole genome shotgun sequence genome:
CCAGCTTCCCTCTCCCACTCCACTGGTAATATCACTTCATTACCAGATCGCTCTGATACAACCTATACCACTGCTTTGGGCACTCGTCTGCGTTCAAGAAGTTTGCCCCGAGAAGGAAGTCGACTCCGGGACAACGATCAagatgatagtgatgatgatgaggaagatgatgaagagCTCTCTCCTTATGAGGCGGAGGACTTTTTGCCAGGTCCAGGAAGGAGGATAATAAAGGATGAGGAGGAGAGCACCGATGACCAAGCCATGCCTGAGCTCCAGCTGGAAAGTTTAAAGCGGATACAGCATGGAGGTAGTCCTGAAAATGCTTGGATTGAGAGGGGTAGATCCCGGCTTCCACGTAACTCTGACATGGGAAGCTGTGAGATCTCATCCAGTTCAGACACATTCAGCAGTCCCATCCACTCTGTTTCAACCACAGGCGTCCTTGGCAGCCAAATTGACCACAAAGAAGACCATCAGTCTTCAAGTGGAAACTGGAGTGGAAGCAGCTCAACTTGTCCATCACAGACCTCAGAAACACTACCACCAGCTGCCTCACCTCCCTTAACTGGTTCCTCACACTGTGATTCAGAGCTGTCTCTCAACACAGGGTGTCATATAATTGATGACACTACTGGCTTCATCATTGACCCCTTCCACATGGACAGGTCACAAGTTCAGGGACACAGGTCTAGTTCATTCACCTCTTCAGCTACAGATCAGATGGATGATGCAGGTGTTAGTACTGCTAGTGATGGGGAGTGGAACTGCAACCAGGACCAGCAGGATCAACCTTGTCCTCCAGACTTCAGCCCAAAGCGCTCACGGGAAGATGAGAGCGGCATAAGTTGTCCCAGCTATTCTAGTGGAGAAACTTATGAGTGCTTTAGTAGGCAACCATCGGGTGAAATATTAGAGAGCTTTACAAATTATGGTGTTGATACTGAAGGCTTCTACACATCTGTGCACTTGGACTGTGGTCTTAAAGGTAGCAAAAGCTATTGCAACTATGCAGCCATTGACCCCGACTGTGGCCCAAGTGGGAACATTGCACCTGGCATGGGTGAATACCCTCAACAAGCTTACAAAGGAATGAGTACTCTTGGAAGAGGGTGTCTTTCTTTAAGAAAACCAAAGGCTAAGCCACCTCCACCAAAACGTAGCTCTTCTTTAAAGGAAACAAACAGCAGCGTGGATGTTCAAGAGCAGAACGAACCAAAGATTACTAGTGAGCTGCCCCTGCCTTTGTCTTCCAGGGAGATGAAGCTACAGCTGGAGTTGGCTGGTTCTGACAGGCACCTTGACACTGCAGGTCTCTGTGAAAAACAGCTTGGCTCCTGGGGTGTAGAGAATATCAGAGACATGCTAGACTGCTCCTCTCCATTTAGTTCTTCTGACACACATTCCTTTAAGGATGAGGGTGCTGTGCAGTCAGACTATGCAGACCTTTGGCTTCTTAATGACTTGAAATCTAGTGATCCTTACAGGTCGCTATCCAACTCTAGCACTGCTACGGGTACAACAGTTATTGAATGTGTCAAGTCACCAGAGAATCTGGAAACTCAGGCCTGTTGCCCCAGGTCCAGACCCAGCTCTCCAACACTTCCACCCCAAGAAGGTGACTATAGACTGGGCTCTCCTGAAAAACTAGCTTCATTGGCATCCCCGTCAAGTGGATATTCCAGTCAGTCAGAGACACCTACATCTTCCTTTCCATCTGCATTCTTCCCATCTCCACTGTCCCCAACCAGTGGCAAGAGGAAACCCAAAGTGCCAGAAAGAAAATCATCACTCTCCTCTctccaacagcagcagcttgcCCTTCGAGATGTGGGCTCTTCCTGTAGGAGAGATACTGATTCGCAGGCACCACCTAGTCACCTTGACCTAAGTGCTCTTCACACCAAGCCCTTTGCCCACAGGAACCAGATACACCTCCTTCACCAGAATAAACAGAaagcagctgcagcagcagctGCATTGGCAGAAGCCCGTGCTGCTGCAACTTTGGAGGCATCTAGTTCAACccacacagcaaacacaactgtTCTGAGGTCAAGTAATCTGCGACCCATTGATAAACTAACAGAGGGCAACCATGGTTCTGAGCACTCTAGTGCTGATCAATCAACTCGACCCAAGTGTCCCACAGTAACAGTTGAGACTGTGCCTGCTGACAACAGGCATAACAGAAAACCACCAGCCTACAAGCCACCTGCTGTTCAGCACTGTGAATCTCACTGCCCACCTCAAGAAGCCATTGCTATACAACATGAAGGGATTAAAATAAGGCAGGAAAGGCATGGACTGGGAACTTACTGGGCCATGACAGCATTTAGAACACCTGTGCAACCAACCAGTGAACAAGAAGAACACTTATCTCCAACAGTCCAGGCTTGTGAGACCCATAATGCTCAGCAGGAAGCAGAGTGTAACAGGAATCCAGATGTGGAAGACACATTATCAGCAAAAAGTGTTAATTGTGAACCCAATAAAGCACTCAATCCAAAACCTCTTGCAGAACCGTCCTTGAATCTGAGCAGTACGCTGTCTCCTCCTGCTTACAGTGAAATACGCAGAAGTGACTTTGTGCTGTGCAACAGCCCAGATAAAGTATTTTCCAGGAGTTTAGACCCGTCATCACACATAATCAGCGATGGTAAAAGCAAAGAGGAGGCGTACGAGACATGTGTCACTACCAGAAGTGCCTCACAGGATGGACATGAGGATGAGTCAACCCCAGACACAGAAGACTACTTCAGCAAAGGTaaaacagatatatatatatatatatatatatatatatatatatatatatatatatatatatatatatatatatatatatatatataaatacatgcatGTTATTGAAGAAATAAATGTTCTACAGTGCATCTGAGAAAATTAAGGACTGCAAAACATATGTAATTTTCACAGATTCAACACCTAGTGACAACTCAAATTCTCCTCTGACCGATGACTCTAAGTTTGATGATGATAACTTATTCCCTTCACCTAATAAACTACGCACAACTGAAGATTTGTTTGCCATGATACACAGGTAAtctaaaatatcaaaataaaaatacactgtaAACAACCTATATCAAAATGTATGTCATCCTGTAATCCTCTGTAATACCATAAATATTTTAGATCCAAAAGGAAAGTCCTTGGGCGGAAAGACTCAGGAGAGCTCAATGGGAAGAGTCGTCTTGGTGTTCCACCTGTTAGTGGTCCAGTCAGTCATCCTGTGGCATGTCCAACTGTCCCAACTCCTGTAGCTGGTTCTCAGAGAGCACCAGGACCCATTTACAGGAGTGCCAAAAAATCCAGCACCTCCAATGAGGAATTTAAGTTACTGCTGCTGAAGAAGGGCAGTCGCACTGACACCAGTTACCGCATGTCTGCAACAGAAATCCTTAAGAGCCCCATCACTCCCAAGACACCAGGTGAATTAGAGGCTTCCAGACAACCAGAGGAACTGCCTTCACCTATGCAGGAGTCTCCAGCCAGCATAGAGCCAATCCCAGGTACTTTCCCCAAGGCAAATATTGAGGGTTTCTCTACAAAAACCCATTCTTTGTGTGCTGCTTCCAGGCAAGGTCGTTCTAGGATCCCACCTGCCGCAAGCAGCAGTAGGTACAGTACTCGCAGCCGGCTATACACTGCCCCAATGCAGGCAATTTCAGAAGGAGAAACCGAAAACTCTGATGGAAGTCCACATGATGACCGCTCCTCCTAGTGGTATCTTTCATGGCTTCTggtattttcctgttttttgaaACAATAGCAAAACAAGtccctcagaaaaaaaaatattaataaattttcCTAAATTCAGTCCTAAACTTAAGTAAAAACTTTGAAACTTTTTATCCACATGCTGGGTAAACCTTTTGTTCAGTgatgacattttatttccattaaaaTCTTTTggaacttcttttttttatatggatGCTTGATGGATATTgatctctctcttttgttttcaCTTATAAAATGTGAAGGGTGTAAATTATAGCAATGTGGGTGGATGAAAACAActttattttcaaaacattaTATCTTCAGCTTTTGCTaacaaaaatatcattaatGTGTTGGGTGCAAAACTAGAAGGAAATATTAGACACGACCCTGCTAAAGTCTCAGTCAGGAAGTATCAAACTACTCCAACTATCCTCAAGATCAGATGCTTTTTATATTGGATGGTTTGTAGCATTGTTGACACTTGTTTTTGCAGTACCAAATACCAACATACCCATTGTTGTGATTCCTAATTGGGACTTTAGTTAGGCATACACAGGACAATCACACTGTGGCCTTTCCTAACAGAAGGTCTATAAATTCCAGAGGACAGAATGAGTCTCCGGGATTATAGGCTTTTTCTATGGTTGAGAATTCTTGATGTGTAAATGAATGGATTTGCAAAGGCTGCAAATATTTTGCACTTGTTTGGAGATAACAAAGATAATTCCTTTAAACATCCTACAGGATTGGTGCAATGTTTATGTATGATAGAAATGAGTCCATGTGTTAGTTCTCACATGGTGCCACCCATAAcattaaaagtttatattttcaGTTACAGGCTGCCATGTTGCTTTTAACTGTAGTTCTCTTAACACCAGCTTTGAGCATACACTACCAGAAAAAGATCatgttatattttacatttgaatgcacttaattatgttaattatgTATACATTTTGTAGGTATAGAACATATAGGGGCTTAATGTCTAGGAAGAATACAACAGTGAAATCATGAACTGTATTCTATGAATACCTTTAAAGTTGTGCAAGCAAGCTGTTGACTGAATTCAGTTtgcagtcattttttttattcagtaagAGATGTTATGAAATTAAAAAGTGAGGTTTGTCAAGCTTACACTGTGCCGAAAAGTGGAGGATGGACAAGCTGTGAATCAGTCCATTTGAAATCATTGTTTTCTGATGAGTACTGTCATGGTGCTCCCTTTCCcgacttttattttgtcttctatACAGCATGCAATAAAGGTCTATAGTTCATAGGGAAATTTGATCATTTTCAAATCATTTGCATTCATtgagtgtttgtatgttcaATAGGTGAAAAAGTTTGAAtatgctgatgtttgatttttttttttttttttttttcattgttataTGAAAAAACTCAGCTTTATATCCCTAATGTGGAAGAACTGGACAATCTGTTGAAGCACTGTTggtataaaagaaaatatatatattaaatatatagagAAGTCTGCTCTCTGACAGGTTTAGAGTATATATTGGTGTTTTTGGGTGATACCTGTGCTgattggggggtgggggggggggattaggGGGAGAGATAGGTGATCAACCATTTATGTAGCTGCATCTCTTAATTGCTGATTTGCAATACTGGGAGAATGCTTTGCTcattatttgtatatatgtggtTGTATGACTAACAAATATATGAGTATCAAATATATGAAAATTAAGtcagccttttttttctggactgTTCCGTtaccatgtactgtatgtcccgACAATACTTTATGTATGTCCTGACAATACTTTGTATtacgttttatatatatactataacaTTAACCCAAGAAACAATATTCACTGAAAGAAATGTTCCATatatgttttcctttgttttttaatctaaaatcgccatttctttttttttttttttatcagaacaCTGAAAACATATGGACTGTACcttttaatctgtgtgtggaCATATGCATACCTATAGAAGTATGAAATCTGTAAAATCCTCTATTAGACAGCAGCATTTAATAAGgaagaaaatatgaaatatttttcattatggGATATTTTATCCAGAGAATTATTTTGTTAACAAATATAGAAAAGAgtaattaaatctttatttaactaAAAAGGTTATAATTGAACATATTTCATATCAGGGGTGTATTAGCCAatggtaaaataaaatgtaaaaaataatgtttctaATTAGCTGTAAACTTGCATAATTTACATATTTGCTGTATGATATGAAATTTAATTCAGCTGTTTTTGGTGCTCTAAACTGATTTTATACCCAGATCGTATTCTGTTATTATCGCCATTGCCATTAAAATTTCCATTTGTCTTTTcatagcagtttttttttcttctttcaaatCACATCATCTGGCTTAAGTACAGAGATGTACCTTCAACACTAGTGACATCATAAATCTTTAAAGCTATTGTAGCAGTGTACATGTATTTGCCCACATTATCTTCCTATAACAAGACTCAGATTATGGTAGCTGTATTTTAGGATTTTAAAATCCTAAAAATTGTTCAGGCTTTACATTGACAAATGCAAAGCCTTTAGATCTCATTGTTTCTAAGTTAAGGTTCATTGAATTGCCAGTACCTCAGAGTTCAACCACATGTCAAAGTGTTCATGAGAAATAATCTCCAatctacacacactgctgtttcaCACTAAATCTCACTGTAACTTgtgttttcctttaataaaatgattacgCATATCACCTGATATCACACTGCACAAATGGGGAAGCACATTACACTTTTGTCAAAGGATTTGTACAGGTATGAATGTGATTAAAAGAAGTAAAGACACCAGAAATTGGATGAATGACAATGGGTTTAACTGCAAAGGTTTAACTGGACAGCATGTCACTCAAAGTCTCTTCACTTAAAATAGcatctgttttgtatttttgtataaatatgtacatataatctttttaaagatgcaaacaaacacaaaaacgttacacagtcatttttttttttttgtaaaatgttttcaaagtttacattaattacatgCCTTTGTATATTTTTGACCTGTGCATCTCTGtccttgtatttattttttagtaaacATTGTGATGATTTCCACTGTATATTTAAACCATAACTTGCCAGCCCAACTGGCTTGCTTAGTATCTGTGCATAGAGAAGGCCAATAAATgtgactgcattaaaaaaaaattcattggttttttttttcattggatttTAATTGATTGAATATGACATTTTTGTGAGTTGTTGTCTGAGAGGTTTGTTCGTTGGTTGAATGCTTAACTGGACAAAAGAATGGTTGTTTGTTGGGTTGGTTGGTTGGCTGAATGGCTGAGTGGCATTGATATTGTAATGGCATTTCAAGGGTGTCCAGTGTTACGTTTACCTCACAACCTTTGGCTCTGTTCTGTTTTCTGAACTTGCAGAATGAACAGATGATGAAATCACCATTTAGGTCAGAGATTTAAATGCATAGCACTGAAGGATCACATCCAAGAAAAAAGCTAATGTGTCCCTCATGTGCACCATCAACCACCAGGATACACCGTTTTGCCATTAAAAAAGTAAAGGAAAACTTACACTTCATTCCTATTGTAAAACAGTACTGCTTTATTGTAATACAATGTTATTAGGCAAGCAACTTCATTTTTACCAGGTTTGAAACAATATTTCCAGATAAATTATCGGTAGATGATGTGGCTAAGAATTTGTAACTCTGACAATATAAGTCTCTTAATTTCTGGGCTGGAATTCTGCATGTAAGAAAGGcttaaaataacaatttaaatGCAAATGCTGTTTTCAATGCAACCAAATATGGGTAATGGGTTCCTATTAGAGGTTCTTAATATGgccaatatattttattaagttTATCTATGTAAACTATGAGTACCTTCATGAGAAGTACCAGAGTGACAGTCAGCACTATCATTTAGTTTCAGACTTAATGCAATGCAGTTATGTCTTTAGGATGGCTGTTTCATTAACATAAAGAGTCAGCATTCTCAGCccgacaaaagacaataaactgATGCTAGAAACATGTATAAGAATAAGGAAAATGTCCACACTCACCTGTCCTTGTTGCAGAGGGCAATGCCTAGTaagtatattaaataacatcaCAGTTGATAAACAGGAATTACTCTGGCTATAATAGTTTGAAATGTATGTTATTCTAGTCACTTTCTCAGGATAATGCTACGTAATATTAAGCCTAGACAGATGCCTTTTGCAGAATTACTATATTACACTGCAGTTGCATAAACTGTTGATTGATTGCTAATTTAAATTTGTAGCATTTTGGGTGAAATGCTTTAAGATTTCAAATTCTCAGTCGTCCATTTCACTGCAATATATTGTGATGACTTATTATTATGTGGcatgttatttcatttaacCAGCTGGGGGCAGTGCAGAACATGATTCTCGCTATAAAGGTTTCCTTTAGCAACCCTTCAaatctgttttctttaaaagaataaaattagtCAGACCATTTCCAAGCTTGAAATATGCTTAAAATTTCAGAAAACCATTTTCTATAGTGGCACAAAACTTGGTTATGAACCAGACTTTATCCACCTAACCATGTGAGTAAGTAAAACATcccagagaagaaaaaaaaatcttcacacaCTCTTCTACTGAAGAGGAAGCCAACAATGCACTACTCAGTTCTCTGCAGGAAACTAAAAAACGGCCATTGAGAGCTTATTAAGGTGCTGGGTGAGACATCTGAAGGCAGATTAAGGGGGCTGCTCCATGGTCGTCCCCTCTGACCCGCAGGCTTTAAGGTTTAGGACACTAGGAAGATCATCCAGTCTTGGAGGCAAACAATGAAAACAATGAGCCTTTTAGGGATGACAAGAGTGAAAGAGGCCATGATGACTTCATTCAAATTCCTCGCTTTTTTATGCAACCTCTAGAGCTAATTCAGTTATGTGGCTGAAAATAAGATACCCCATGGCCTGGTGAAACTCACATATAAAAATAACgacaggcttttttttattgtgcctTGTATGACAGAACTAATTCAATAACTAAATTTATATCCTGTGGAAAATGTATCACATCATCATAATATGTATGCAAtctaaaacaagaaaatattgATTTTTGGTTGTAAAGACTGGAAAAAGACCAAGTGGGGCCTCCATGGATCGATTAGATGCTTGATTGGATTGAGGTCTGGGGAATTTgaaggccaagtcaacaccttgaactctttgtGATGTTCCTCAAATCATTCCTGAGCACACTATGAAAGAGGCCACTGCTGTTGGGATATATTGTTGCCATGAAGGGGTTAGTTTGCAATGATGGTGTGTGGTATATGCGGTAAATgttaaagtaacatccacaggAATATCAGGACCaaagtttcccagcagaacattgcccagaaaAGCAAACAGACTCTGCCGGTTTGCCTTCTTCATATAGTGCATCCTGTTGCCCACTATTTCCCAGgtacaagacacacacacacctgtgcatCCACATGGAGTAATCAGACCAGACAAACTTCTTTCATTGTTGCATGGTTCAGCTGGATCAGACCAGATTGGTTTAATGGTTAGTATGTTTACTTTGCAGTgccggggttcaattcccatcaCTGCTCTGTGGTTGTGGAGTTTGCACATTGTCCCTGTGCTTTGGAGGTTTCCTCTGGTACTCTGGTTTCCAGTGCTCAGCACAAAGACATGTTTTGTAGACCCATTGGCATCCCTAaatttgtgtgagtgtgcttgtgATTGTGCCTTCTAATGTTTTGACAccaatgtcaatgtcaatgtcaacCTTAATTGTATCGCACTATTCAAACAACACATGTTGACCAATGTGCTTTACAACATCtaagtataaaaaagaaataaatactattttaataatagcaatacacacattaacagtaataataaaaatatttcaacaacAGGGATATGCCATGGAAAACAAGTATGTCTtaagttgtattttaaaaacgtGTACGCAATCAGCATCCCTGATGTACATGGGTAAGCTATTCTAAAGTCTAGGTGCTACTGCCGCAAATGCACGCTCCCCTTTCTGGTTTAATTTGGTCCTTggaattttaagtaaattttgAGTTGTTGATCTCAATGTTCTTCCCGTTTGATGTTCAGTTAACAAATCTGATAAGTTAGATGGTGCAAGGCCATGCAGAGATTTATATACTAGTAAAAGTAACTTAAAATCAATCCTGAATTGTACAGGAAGCCAATGCAGGGAGACCAGAGACGGCgtgatgtgttcatgtttttgaatattcattaataatctTGCAGCAGCATCTTGAACCTTCTGCAGCCGTAAGATAGAGGCTTGACTAATTCCTTTGTATAAcgaattacaatagtccagtcttgaaGATATGAGAGCATGAATTGCAATTTCGAGACTCTTAAATGTCAGACAAGATTTCATCTTGGCCAGATTTCTCAGATGAAAAAAACTAGACTTTACAACATGATTTATCTGTGTGTTCAGCTTCAGAGAGCTATCAATAAATACACCCAAGTTTCTAACACATTCTTTCCACATACTTGGTTTCTGCTGCCTCATGCCCCAAGTTCCCCTGGCTCCTGCAGCTTCTCTGAGACCCTGTGTAGAGTAAGTGGTACATaaaatggatggagggatgcaTAATCGTATAGTTTCTAAAGTAAATCTGCACTGAGTTGCTTActggatttttaaaaagcatttttatgTCCCTggtttcaaaatattttaaaatccctcccttacaattattattagtagtattcatgttgttgttgtaatattATGTCTTTTCAAGCACCGAAAATTACTGTGTAATTACTGTGTATTCAGCATTGTGTATTCAGAAAACAGATTTATGGGATTCTGTGATACTCTCCCACCTCTAGTCGTACAGTGTGAAAGTCTTGAATACACCAGAAAAGAAGGTTGTCCGTGGAGTGCACTTCTTCTAGCGACTGGCAAATGACACACTTCCAAAACGCGGTGCGCAGAAACGGTATCTGTGCCGGTTAACGTGGCTGATTTGATTTTAAAGGTAAGACCTGGGGGCgacttatttaaatttatacataCAACAAATCTATTCATATCGACTTGATATCTAATTTTAGATTAAATGAAGGCCATTGGGAAAGAGTGTACTGTACTTTTAAAGTGCGCAGTTACTCCTCTTATTTGTAGCGCGCACTTGAGCTGCTATGTGGAGATTTTTCCActtgatttttacttttttccccaaTGTTTTTAATGCAGATGGTTTATTTTCAGCTGTAGCAAAGCAACAAAAGTTAAAGTGCGGTTACAAAACCAAAACGAGCCGTTTGCGGGTGCCAAAACCCCGACAAATCAAACCAGCAACAGTCTGTGGCGCAATGGGTCCGTATCAACTGGATGAGATGTTGCATATCCTCTACTAACTATACAGGGAATAGAGAGGTTTTGGTTGGATCTGagcattttattgctttttaagacagagtttttttttgtttttttttttttggtaactgcttcataaaacaataaagcgattttagatataattaaatatttcagttgaatttcatgaataaaaataactaaaaatagcttttaaacttcccttttcctctcatttatttatggcaactatttttactcttttttttttaaaggtcaaACACATAAAGACCTTTAACCTTTAAGTTTCTATCTAAAATGTAACATCTCTCATAACATGAGATATAATTTACAATATAGAGTAATCATCAATAAGAATTTATTTTCAAGTTAGTACACAACAGAGCATCTATTCAGAACTGATATTATCTTCATTGTCAGGCATGTAGGGAAGACACAACTGAAGTAAGATGCCTGTGCATTGCAgggtaccacacacacaaacactcacacacacctaggACAAATGTGTACACTTACCAGAGAACCAGAGAACCAAGAAGAGAACATCTGAGACAGTAATCTGCAAAGACAGTAAccagagctcaggatcaaacccgTAACTTTGCACTACCATGCGTAAAAATGTGAAGTGTTTGCCTCTGTACTTGCATCATGTTGTCCATATTAAACAAGACTgtatgaaaattattatttgaGACTTGAGTGCAAAATTGTTCATTGTAATTGCAGTCCAAAGGCATCTTCATGGACCATGACTATTTTGAAtacttgtgaaatgtaatgCCTCTATTCATTTTTCTTAAAGATATGCAGATTTTTACACCGATATCTGATAACTGCATGAAATATTATTTGAACCAATTTCCTTGCCACGAATGTTATAGTACAACTCTTATTGCACTCTGGTCCTTTTCACACTGGTTAAATTATGACAATGAAGAAAGCAATGGGAAAATATTGTAGATTAACTTGTAAACATTCACAAAATATGATTAATTCATTCAGGGTGTGATGTAAATTGGATCTTTAATGCTATATTTGAAAATCTAAATGTTCCTGATGTACCTTTCCTAACATGCGTTAATATCACTGTTAATGTGTATCAGTAACATCGATGCAAAGCAAAGCTGGTGCTGCTCCTTTTAGACCGTTTCAAAAAAACGATAtagttctatttatttgtaagtGGGTTCTATTTTCTCCATAACAGACTAGAGAGGGTCGCCTTTCCCTCTTAATCGGCTTTAATTTGTTTTAGCCTCTCTGGTGTTGGCCCAGTGGCTTTCCACATGGAGGATATTAAGTTCCGTATCTGGCATATTCAACTCGTTAACGTTGGCCTCTGAGGAACGTGATTAGGAAACTGAAGCAGAGAGCCAAACACTGATTATATTACAAATACCCTCACAAAGCTTTCACAGtactaaacttttttttctgcattgagGTGTCAAGAAAGTGctttttattgatttcttttttactagtttatataaataaggtttaggCCTGATTTTAGtaaaaaagacaagacagcAGTGAAGCCTTTTTCGGGTTTAATGCTCTGTGATTGAACCATGATGTTCAGTTCCTCAAGATACTACAAATGAATGAACGAGGTAAGGGATTCAGCACTGGCCCTCCGTTTGTCCTGCTATTAGAACACAACCTTATAATACTTGCGTCACAAAATACAGATACTGATACCATATCTATAAGACAGTCATTACTGtgaaaatattggcaccccaacatccatttgaaaatatttgcaAAGAAATGCCTACTTTCTTAAATTCCATTGTCTTTCTTTTCACACAGTTGCATTCCACTACCTTATATTTCTCTGTCTCACATACCACTGTCTTGCTTTTGACTGTCTCACATTCTACTCTTATATGTttgtaagaaagaaaaagacaattAGAGTGTCAAAAATCTTAA
Encoded proteins:
- the nhsb gene encoding Nance-Horan syndrome protein isoform X3 translates to MELGLNFQGCFLTFPLRISLQRLLVVVVVVVGRSTERFWVCKKMPFAKRIVEPQLLCRHTVPNDEGLLFEDLRSISNVALARSLRQLADLARHACSIFQELEDDVVATSQRVRLLQGKIGQMQQTAAALDPKLEAVPVSNLDVESKLTSHYQAPWHQQHNLIHPSTRLPCLEELHRHAQFTLRALHREQRQRSTSRERNLVTISISVAPPMPTFPSPHSIRRQDQRHSLMLDRAEFQTMQRKERSTRESDMQTLPRKVIQQERPSRETEFQPAQRKVGTNTNTDGELVALSHRPKCPVPNVPTTLDKQTNWSKALPLPTPDERMKNDSHVISSCIIPINVTGAGFDREASARCSLVHSQSVLQRRRKLRRRKTITGIPRRVQQDMDSDESPVARERSVVAPGNPHMSLYQEELSLSGRTLNTKDSGCQTDDFLIAAPSRRRIRAQRGQGIPASLSHSTGNITSLPDRSDTTYTTALGTRLRSRSLPREGSRLRDNDQDDSDDDEEDDEELSPYEAEDFLPGPGRRIIKDEEESTDDQAMPELQLESLKRIQHGGSPENAWIERGRSRLPRNSDMGSCEISSSSDTFSSPIHSVSTTGVLGSQIDHKEDHQSSSGNWSGSSSTCPSQTSETLPPAASPPLTGSSHCDSELSLNTGCHIIDDTTGFIIDPFHMDRSQVQGHRSSSFTSSATDQMDDAGVSTASDGEWNCNQDQQDQPCPPDFSPKRSREDESGISCPSYSSGETYECFSRQPSGEILESFTNYGVDTEGFYTSVHLDCGLKGSKSYCNYAAIDPDCGPSGNIAPGMGEYPQQAYKGMSTLGRGCLSLRKPKAKPPPPKRSSSLKETNSSVDVQEQNEPKITSELPLPLSSREMKLQLELAGSDRHLDTAGLCEKQLGSWGVENIRDMLDCSSPFSSSDTHSFKDEGAVQSDYADLWLLNDLKSSDPYRSLSNSSTATGTTVIECVKSPENLETQACCPRSRPSSPTLPPQEGDYRLGSPEKLASLASPSSGYSSQSETPTSSFPSAFFPSPLSPTSGKRKPKVPERKSSLSSLQQQQLALRDVGSSCRRDTDSQAPPSHLDLSALHTKPFAHRNQIHLLHQNKQKAAAAAAALAEARAAATLEASSSTHTANTTVLRSSNLRPIDKLTEGNHGSEHSSADQSTRPKCPTVTVETVPADNRHNRKPPAYKPPAVQHCESHCPPQEAIAIQHEGIKIRQERHGLGTYWAMTAFRTPVQPTSEQEEHLSPTVQACETHNAQQEAECNRNPDVEDTLSAKSVNCEPNKALNPKPLAEPSLNLSSTLSPPAYSEIRRSDFVLCNSPDKVFSRSLDPSSHIISDGKSKEEAYETCVTTRSASQDGHEDESTPDTEDYFSKDSTPSDNSNSPLTDDSKFDDDNLFPSPNKLRTTEDLFAMIHRSKRKVLGRKDSGELNGKSRLGVPPVSGPVSHPVACPTVPTPVAGSQRAPGPIYRSAKKSSTSNEEFKLLLLKKGSRTDTSYRMSATEILKSPITPKTPGELEASRQPEELPSPMQESPASIEPIPGTFPKANIEGFSTKTHSLCAASRQGRSRIPPAASSSRYSTRSRLYTAPMQAISEGETENSDGSPHDDRSS